The genomic segment ATTGTTCGGCCGACCGCCGAAGTGTATTGGAATTTCTTGAAATTATCGACAttttccatttccatctATACACTtacttttctcttttccacaTCACCCAAAATGATACTCAGAGTACCTTCACGCCCACTCCTCCGccctttttccctctctcgACCCGCCACTCGTTTTGCCCACTTTGCCCCACAAGCACCCTCACGCAACTGCCCCACCTGCTCTCGTCCcgttccccttcccctATCCCCATGCCCTTCATGTTCCTCCGTCCTCCCACTGCCTTCAAACCTTTCCCACCACTCTATGCTATACCTCTCTTCCCCCATCTCCAGCTCGGGATCACCGGCCGGTCCATTTGATATCCCTCAAGAACTAGCACATTTACCAGCTAACGGATATATCGTCGATAAAGCCGATCTGCGTTCAAATTGGGTACGCCGTCAACGCGAATTACATCCAGACAAGTACACGACAAGAGGAGATGACGTGGTAGATCGTGCGAGGGAATTGAGTGGGAGAGTGAATGAGGCGTATGCTGTTTTGGGAGATGATTTGAGGAGGGCAGAGTATATCGTTCGTTCCCACCCCCCTTTTTGTTCTTTCTAGCCATTCTTTTCATTTATTGATAAGGTACTCGATTAGCTATCGGTGAATGCGCAAGGGACCGAAGAAACAGACAAGATTGACGATCCTATGCTTCTTGCCGAGATCCTCGAAGCGAGAGAAGAACTTGAAGAGGCCGAAACACCTGAACAAGTCGATCGTATACGGCAAGCAAACATCGGTGCGTTTTCCACACAGCTTTTTTAAAAAGGGGCGGGGATTGCAACAACTAAAAGCTGAATCTGATTGCGTTTGTAATAGAGCACGTCAAGGGAATTGTTGGTTCCCTCGAACAAGCATTTTCCGATACGCCTCCCGACTTGGCTGAAGCCAAGATGTTGGCAGTGCAGTTGAGGTACTGGATGAATTTGGAAAAAGCTGCCAAGGAGAAATCTTTATAGATTGTTACAAAACTTGATGGTGCGCCCATTAGACCTTTTTTGGAGGATTAACCTTGAGAGATGTAGCTCTAGTCATTTATATAGAAGCCATCGACAGACGAACAATGGACAAAGTAACGCGTACTTGAAAGAAAGCATTATGACATTTGACATTCCCAAGCTACGTGACGTCGTCCTAATTCCTCATATAAACTACCATACTCCTTCGTGATTTTGCTTTAATCCACCAAGACCCAGTTATGAACAAAGACAATCAAAGGACTTTAGGAACGAGACTCGGAAAGCTGGTTCTGGCTTTTACGGAGGAACGAGAACTTGGACCTGAGCCCTGACTTATCACCCTCCTCGCCTTGCCGCACCTCTCCTTGGCTGCCCTGCCCCAGCATCTGACCAATTTCCATCCGATGTCCTTCAGAGCTCGCTCTTCCCTCCACCAACCCCACATCCCTCCTGCCCCATCCTAATCCACTAGGCcacccttctccaccacccGTCCAACGCTTACTCAACCCACCCCATTTCCCTTGAGCCATCGCCAgcgccttcttctctccctctgTAGGTGCAAAAGGACTCTCATACCCTCCCGCTCCCGTGCTACCAACACCCATATGGAGGGAGTCGTTGGATGCCGTTGTCGTAGGGTGGTGATAAGCCAGTTGGGTTATGCCCGAAGGGAAGCCAGAGGCTGAAAAGGACGATGTAGACTTGTTGGGGAGACTGTCGTTGGACAGAGTACCGCTAAACCAACGGCGGGAGCCGGGTAAAGTCGGGAGACCAGGTATCAGAGGCGGGGTCGTACTATGCGCCGGAGGAGCAAGACCATTGGGTcctgaagaaggagaagtcGAGGATggataaggaagaagagcgtGACTTGCACTGCCATTAGGTCGTTTGATAGGTTCAACATGGGTTGTTATAGGATTGGAGAATGATGAGTGATGAGGGGGTGCAGGTGGTTgttgaggagatgaggCAGAGGAATTGGAAGAGTTGTCGGCATGCACGTCTTGCCCTCCTAGATCAAGTTTGAGTGGATCATCAAACGTTGTGGAATCGTCACCAGATCCAATATATGGGGTCTCGCCttcaagagaagaaaagagaccttgaggaaggagattggCGCTGAAAGACGAGGATATTCCACCATTCGGTGATCCAGGATCATGTCCATAGACGTCTGATTCATTGTCGCTCGCTGTCGTCTCCTGCATCTTGCCCGCATTCACTCCGCTCACCCTCCTGCTCACGCTCGCACTCCCAGGTCCAAAGTCTTCAAAGCCAGACATGTCTGTATACCTAAGTTCTTTTAAGTCCCTAGATGACGACGACGCAAAAGTACCCTTGGAGAGATGACCGAAACCAGTGGTCGAAACATGCGAGGTTGGGCGAGCAGTGTAGTCGTAGCCGAGATGGGGCATACCAGCTTCAGCCATATAAGCAGCTGCCTGCGTGGCCCACTGACTGTTGCCGCCATGAGCATGCTGGTAACCATGCAAATAACCTTCTTGCGCGGCAACCTCGTAAGCTGctgccatcatcatcatttcttcttccggGCCAATCTTTCGCGCCGCCTCGCCTGCTTCCACTACGCCCTTCAGCCTTTCCTCCGCTTCCTTGACTCTGctttccagctcttcaTTCTTTGCTTCCACCGTTCCAATCTCTGCCTCCATATCCCTCATTTCTTGCTGTTTCCGCTCCACTTCCTGCCTAGCTCCCACAGCATGTCGatccccttcctcttgtAATACTTTTACACTCTGTTGACTACCTCCGATTTGTTCTCGTGTACCCTTGACTGACCCTTCTGCACTCTTGATTTTGTTCTGCAGCCCATCCCTCAAAACCTCGACAGCTCGCAACTTCTTTTCCGCTTCACGGCGCGCACTCTCTGCCTGGCGTTTCTGCTCTTCGAGGTTCTTTGTCCGCGCTTTGAGCTCTTGCCTCTCGGCGTCATCCTCCTTGCGGCGAGTACGCAAGTCGTCGAGCGTGGACTGCAAATGAGCATGCGCTTCGTGGACAGATTGATCATGCGCGGAAAGCTGGTTTTGTAGCTCTTGCACGACACTCTGCGCAGCGGCAAGTTCGGCTTTCAAAGAGTTGATAAGGGGTGACGCAATTTCGGGAGCCGGAGATGGCGGAGGAACAAGGTTGACTAGAGATGGGGGACGCGATGTTGGTGAAGGTGGGCGAGAATGAAGGGGGAGCACATCGGG from the Cryptococcus decagattii chromosome 4, complete sequence genome contains:
- a CDS encoding Fe-S protein assembly co-chaperone HscB → MILRVPSRPLLRPFSLSRPATRFAHFAPQAPSRNCPTCSRPVPLPLSPCPSCSSVLPLPSNLSHHSMLYLSSPISSSGSPAGPFDIPQELAHLPANGYIVDKADLRSNWVRRQRELHPDKYTTRGDDVVDRARELSGRVNEAYAVLGDDLRRAEYILSVNAQGTEETDKIDDPMLLAEILEAREELEEAETPEQVDRIRQANIEHVKGIVGSLEQAFSDTPPDLAEAKMLAVQLRYWMNLEKAAKEKSL